The DNA region ACTCAGCAACTTGAAGCATATTCTCCGAGATGTCACAGGCAAGTACAGACGATCCCGTCTCCGCAAAGACTGGTGCCAGTTTTCCAGTTCCAGTAGGAATATCCAAAACTGACGCGTTAGGGACTTTGTTGATGAGATTTTTTATGGTCTGCCTTTCCCGGCTAGCGATTAGACGGTGCCGCCAGTGACCTTCATTAGAGAATGCCTCATGATAATTTTCAGCTACTTCGTCAGACTTGTAATAGTCCTTCATTTCCGACGAGTAGTCGAATGTTCGTTCGTCACTCATTCTGGTTTTTGGATACACTCTTTGTTAATTACTGTTGTTATTTCCTCCTTCGATTTTCTGGATAGTCTATCTATATTAGGCTATCGTAGTTTAAGAAACACAGTAAGGTCTCAGAGTGACGCCGACCGACAATTAGCATTGTAGTCAGTTCAAAATATTCATATCTAACGGCTAGAAATACACGCCTGACTTACTAATGCGAAAGTGGACCAAGTATCTTGTTTGGTTCGTTCCTGCGCTCGGATTGATTCCACTACTCACCGAGAAAATCCCGGTGACGATACACGGAGCTCGGGAGATCGCAGGATACTTTCAGTCACTCGCAATCGCACGAGCTGGATTGGCCTCATATCTCTTTTTGACCCCTGAAGTTTAGTGCCTTGCATCTTCACAGTTGGCTGACCGCACCGCTCGTCGCTCTTGGATATGTAGAAGGTGGCCGACTCATCTCTTTGGTTGCTGCGGTCGGCGCCGGAATCTGCCTGAGTCTCATAGCCCGTCGGGTTGCTGGACGCGAAGCGATGCTGCTTGCTCCCGCTCTCCTCTGGGTGCAGCCGATGTTCATCCGCCACTCTTGGGTTTATCAGCCAGATACACTCAGTATCGCACTAACGACTGCTGCCGTTCTCACAGGGCTGCTGTTCATCGAATCGAACGATGACCGATGGTACGTCGCTGCTCTCGTACTCCTCGTTCTCGACATTACGAACCACATGTGGGAGGCCATCGCCGCACTTCCACTCGTTGTCCTTTTTCTCCGGGACCGTCGGTGGATCCGCGCAGGCGGTGTCGTGGTTCTAACGCTCGTGACGATTCCGACAGTCATCTGGTTGACTGAACTGCAGCTAAGCGGTGCAAGTACGCTCTACACACACGGCACTCACAGCGTCGGCCTCGGCATCTTCCTCACTCCCGGGTTCTGGTTAGCCCACCTCGACTTCCATCTCTGATATCCCGTGCCGTACGGTGTCGCACTCACGATCACGCTATTCGGTTCCGTCGTCGCCTGCGTGTATTGGGCCACGCGTGCAGTTCGGACGAACGAACTACGGGCCCACCTCCTCTGGTCGTGGCTTGCTGCTGGACTCGCGATTCCTCCACTCCTCACGAAGGGTTACACGATTCACTACTACTACTTGTGGGGATTGCTCGCACCGTTTTCCTTGACAGTAGCGATCGGTGGAAGGCACTTCCTCGAATATCTCGAACAGAAAACCTCAATCGAAGGGGAAGAAGCGCTTCTATCCGTCATCTCTGCCCTCGTGGTTGCGTCACTTCTTTACTCGGCCGTCTTCCAGATCGGTCTACTCGGTGGGTCTTCTGTTCCTGTGGCCGGACAGATCGAGGGGGAAGGTCTGGAGGCGCCGAATACGATGCAAGCGAGCGCCGAACTTCGTGAGCTCGACGCAAATCCAGACGAGATTTTGTTCGTCGGGGAATGGGAGAACGATTTCAATAGAGATACTGGGCGGGTCGTCGTGTATAGCGATATGCTCATCCGGCAACGGACGATAACCGAGTCTGGAGGGCCGGAGCGAATCACCGATCCGGATGCGGTCCGTGATTGTTCCGACCTCGAAAACGACGAGTCGAAGATCGTTTTCCACCGAGTCAACGGAACTATCACGACCCTCGATTGTCGGTGACGAATCGGTGAGAACTAGCTTTCACCGTAGGACGAAACCGATATCTACAGACAAGATGGACCACGAATTCGTTCGTAGGAACAAATGAGCGGCACACCGAGTACGAGAGAGAGGATGCGAGTCGCTCTGAGCGTAGCAATACTCGCATTAGTGCTTCGACTGGCTGCCATCCCTCTTTCTATACTCCGAATTAATCCATACTCCCAAGCTGATGTCTATGGTTTCGAGGCGGCCGCAGCAGAAACGGCATCGGCT from Haloprofundus halobius includes:
- a CDS encoding glycosyltransferase family 39 protein gives rise to the protein MHLHSWLTAPLVALGYVEGGRLISLVAAVGAGICLSLIARRVAGREAMLLAPALLWVQPMFIRHSWVYQPDTLSIALTTAAVLTGLLFIESNDDRWYVAALVLLVLDITNHMWEAIAALPLVVLFLRDRRWIRAGGVVVLTLVTIPTVIWLTELQLSGASTLYTHGTHSVGLGIFLTPGFWLAHLDFHL